In [Leptolyngbya] sp. PCC 7376, a genomic segment contains:
- a CDS encoding ShlB/FhaC/HecB family hemolysin secretion/activation protein, translating into MSLVIYQYFRATVLALFSLGLVEMNKAVRAQAEFILPTTSVSFEQSREMWQSRETNRIVATQEDSAIAQDIELEETQQVTFQFDFGDSEDLEVNRKILRSLTSEHLNESRKNPSSQTKNLFQTTKIAGRDFLTTEIPVRVLENQRADGSCDVETEFGESLEFARAFIQQKYFQEGYLLNFVNCFTIKSFNHHQESGEEFSNVKKIFINVSSRKIRDIYYEIAQKDDNSKESEQSTVIEESEDNRNPCKLRGKESDLSEESREKSTRLEEENTFLKKEILCDRLRSILGREGDIIHYRAIEDNLAYWKTNPLVDNIEVYLKEVEGADNVYDLNIIIDPEEEEQLLLSLDNSSPESVGDEKFSLAYVHNNPEKIGDRFILGYTGTTSGGIRAVNLGYEIPLGVTDKYLAFNFAPSWTRVTQRPFSKFDITARSQLASVEYRHPLIRSLEEELSFSVGFEYQNGRTFIFNNIPTAFGNGSNDDGVTRTSYFTFGQRYARRSPNGAWAIDSKFTFGTDLFGATAGRWNESGGIFNSWKLFGQRIQKLGKDHKLVIEAQLQLSPKTLPSSYQFSIGGPNTVRGYRSNARTADNGVRFSIEDYIVLDRDESGASHTEIIPFIDLGYVWNNPDTSNGLLDQRFLLSTGIGFQWHKLFGFDDLTARLDIAYPFFNIDDRGQALQDDGIYFLINYNLF; encoded by the coding sequence ATGTCATTAGTAATCTATCAGTATTTTCGAGCTACAGTTTTAGCACTTTTCTCTTTGGGCTTAGTGGAAATGAACAAGGCTGTGCGGGCGCAAGCAGAGTTTATATTGCCCACAACATCTGTGAGCTTTGAGCAATCCCGTGAGATGTGGCAAAGCAGAGAGACAAACAGGATAGTCGCTACACAAGAGGATTCAGCGATCGCCCAAGATATTGAACTAGAGGAAACACAACAGGTTACTTTTCAGTTTGATTTTGGCGACAGTGAGGATCTAGAAGTCAATCGAAAAATCCTGCGTAGCTTAACTTCAGAGCATCTGAATGAGAGTAGGAAAAATCCATCGAGTCAGACAAAGAACCTTTTTCAAACAACAAAGATAGCTGGCAGAGATTTTTTAACCACAGAAATACCAGTACGTGTTTTGGAGAATCAGCGTGCGGATGGTAGTTGTGATGTAGAAACAGAATTTGGCGAGAGTTTAGAGTTTGCTAGGGCATTTATCCAACAAAAGTATTTTCAAGAAGGTTATCTGCTTAATTTTGTTAACTGTTTTACGATCAAATCTTTTAATCATCATCAAGAATCGGGAGAAGAGTTTTCTAATGTCAAAAAGATTTTTATAAATGTAAGCAGTAGAAAAATCCGAGATATTTATTACGAAATTGCTCAAAAGGATGATAATTCAAAGGAAAGTGAGCAGAGTACCGTCATTGAAGAGTCTGAAGATAACAGAAATCCGTGTAAGCTACGAGGTAAAGAATCCGATTTAAGTGAAGAAAGCCGAGAAAAATCGACACGGTTAGAAGAAGAAAATACTTTTCTAAAAAAAGAGATTTTATGTGATCGTCTCCGGTCTATTTTAGGTCGAGAAGGTGACATCATCCATTACCGAGCAATTGAAGATAATCTAGCTTATTGGAAAACAAATCCCCTTGTTGACAATATTGAGGTTTATTTAAAAGAAGTCGAGGGTGCAGATAACGTTTATGACCTAAATATTATTATTGATCCGGAGGAAGAGGAGCAATTATTACTGAGTTTAGATAATTCTTCACCAGAGAGTGTGGGAGATGAAAAGTTTTCCCTTGCTTATGTTCATAACAATCCGGAGAAGATAGGTGATCGCTTTATTCTCGGTTACACAGGCACAACGAGTGGTGGTATTCGTGCGGTTAATTTAGGGTACGAAATTCCGTTAGGAGTTACAGACAAATATCTGGCATTTAATTTTGCGCCTAGTTGGACAAGGGTAACCCAAAGACCTTTTAGCAAGTTTGATATTACGGCTCGGTCACAGTTGGCTTCAGTGGAGTATCGTCATCCTCTTATTCGTAGCTTGGAAGAGGAATTGTCTTTCAGTGTGGGATTTGAATATCAGAATGGTCGCACGTTTATTTTTAATAATATTCCGACAGCTTTTGGGAACGGCTCTAATGATGATGGGGTGACGCGCACCAGTTATTTCACCTTTGGACAACGATATGCGAGGCGATCACCGAATGGGGCATGGGCGATTGATTCTAAGTTTACGTTTGGTACAGATTTATTTGGGGCAACGGCTGGTCGATGGAACGAATCAGGAGGCATTTTTAATAGCTGGAAACTCTTCGGCCAGCGTATCCAGAAACTAGGCAAAGATCACAAATTAGTGATCGAGGCACAGCTACAGTTAAGCCCAAAAACATTACCTTCTTCTTATCAGTTTTCAATTGGGGGGCCAAATACGGTTAGAGGCTATCGCTCTAATGCTCGTACTGCTGATAATGGTGTGCGTTTTTCGATTGAGGATTACATCGTTTTAGACCGGGATGAATCGGGGGCTTCCCACACTGAAATTATTCCATTTATTGACCTTGGCTATGTGTGGAATAATCCAGATACAAGTAATGGACTACTTGACCAAAGATTCCTACTAAGTACGGGAATTGGTTTTCAATGGCACAAGCTTTTCGGGTTCGATGACTTAACAGCTCGTTTGGATATTGCCTATCCTTTTTTCAATATAGATGACCGTGGTCAAGCTCTACAGGATGACGGTATTTACTTCTTGATAAATTATAACCTTTTTTGA
- the tal gene encoding transaldolase — translation MATANPILEIENKYGQSIWMDNLSRDLVESGELEQLIDSRGVHGITSNPAIFEKAIAGNEIYDVAIRAGIEAGKSTHEIYESLVFEDIGNACDILSGVYDKTGGLDGYVSIEVPPTIANDTESTISEARRYFATIGRPNVMIKIPGTPEGLPAVKTAISEGINVNVTLLFSVQAYIDTAWAYIEGLEKRAAAGEDISNISSVASFFLSRIDVNIDNQLDAKIKSGVSQDDAVKLISLKGKVAIANAKIAYQHYLEIFNSDRWLALAEKGARPQRLLWASTSTKNPEYSDVMYVDELVGADTVNTLPPNTIEACADHCDPASRIDANVEQAKQIIAALADDNVGIDLDAVMDQLLAEGIDKFIKPFESLMASLETKVKQLATA, via the coding sequence ATGGCTACCGCTAACCCAATCCTTGAAATCGAAAATAAATACGGTCAAAGTATTTGGATGGATAACCTCAGCAGAGACTTAGTCGAGTCTGGGGAATTGGAACAATTAATCGACAGTCGGGGTGTTCACGGCATTACCTCTAACCCAGCCATCTTTGAAAAGGCGATCGCCGGCAATGAGATTTATGATGTCGCGATTAGAGCTGGTATCGAAGCGGGCAAGTCTACTCACGAAATTTATGAGTCTTTAGTATTTGAAGACATCGGTAACGCCTGTGATATTCTATCCGGCGTTTATGACAAGACAGGGGGCTTAGACGGTTATGTCAGCATTGAAGTACCACCCACCATCGCCAACGATACGGAGAGCACAATCAGCGAAGCACGCCGTTATTTTGCAACCATTGGTCGTCCCAATGTGATGATCAAAATTCCGGGAACACCAGAAGGTTTGCCCGCAGTAAAAACGGCAATCTCCGAAGGCATTAATGTCAACGTGACGTTGCTCTTCTCCGTACAGGCTTATATCGACACCGCTTGGGCTTATATCGAAGGTCTAGAGAAGCGTGCAGCAGCTGGAGAGGATATCAGCAATATTTCTTCTGTGGCAAGCTTTTTCCTCAGCCGCATTGACGTCAATATCGACAATCAGCTCGATGCCAAAATCAAGTCTGGTGTTAGCCAAGATGACGCGGTGAAATTGATTTCGCTAAAAGGGAAAGTGGCGATCGCCAACGCCAAAATCGCGTACCAACACTACTTAGAAATTTTCAACAGTGACCGTTGGTTAGCTTTAGCAGAAAAAGGTGCAAGACCCCAACGACTCCTCTGGGCAAGTACAAGCACTAAGAATCCTGAGTATAGCGATGTCATGTATGTCGATGAACTTGTTGGTGCTGATACCGTCAACACCCTCCCTCCCAACACCATCGAAGCCTGTGCTGACCACTGTGACCCAGCCAGCCGCATCGATGCGAACGTTGAGCAAGCCAAGCAGATCATTGCCGCCCTTGCCGATGACAATGTCGGGATTGACCTCGATGCAGTGATGGATCAGCTCCTTGCAGAAGGCATTGACAAAT